A portion of the Chondrinema litorale genome contains these proteins:
- a CDS encoding CcmD family protein, whose protein sequence is MYKYIKILLLSFALSFSFAESSMAQEKQKITEQDYSNNEIEMADVMRSNGKIYIVVATVFSLFAGIVVYLVMLDKKIGALEKNISDDSI, encoded by the coding sequence ATGTATAAGTACATAAAAATATTATTACTGTCATTTGCTCTATCGTTTTCATTTGCAGAATCGAGTATGGCTCAAGAAAAGCAAAAGATTACTGAGCAAGATTATTCTAATAATGAAATTGAGATGGCAGATGTAATGCGAAGCAATGGCAAAATTTACATTGTTGTAGCTACTGTTTTTTCTTTATTTGCTGGAATTGTTGTGTATTTGGTGATGTTGGATAAAAAAATAGGAGCATTGGAGAAAAACATATCAGATGATTCTATCTAG
- a CDS encoding cytochrome c maturation protein CcmE gives MKKTHIFGVVVIAIAIGIIISTAGDASKYVTFDEAFDLASSGSDKKVHVIGELKKDASNQVVGVKYNPGLDPNFLAFTLVDENKEAKEIVCYQPPASMTDFEKSEKVVVIGRVIEDQFVASEILMKCPSKYEEREIQANSGKKVSEL, from the coding sequence ATGAAAAAGACACATATTTTCGGAGTCGTAGTAATAGCTATAGCAATTGGTATAATCATATCTACTGCAGGTGATGCCAGTAAATATGTCACTTTTGATGAGGCTTTCGATTTGGCTTCTAGTGGTAGTGACAAAAAAGTGCATGTGATTGGCGAATTGAAAAAAGATGCTTCTAACCAAGTTGTTGGTGTAAAATACAATCCTGGTTTAGACCCAAACTTTTTGGCTTTTACATTGGTAGACGAAAACAAAGAAGCTAAGGAAATTGTATGTTACCAACCACCAGCATCTATGACAGATTTTGAGAAATCAGAAAAGGTTGTAGTTATCGGAAGGGTAATAGAAGATCAATTTGTTGCTAGCGAGATTCTAATGAAATGTCCTTCTAAATACGAGGAGAGAGAAATTCAGGCAAATAGTGGTAAAAAAGTAAGTGAGTTATAA
- a CDS encoding non-canonical purine NTP diphosphatase, whose translation MKPSICFATNNPHKLKEIQEILADKFQIVSLKEIGCEEDIPETQPTIEGNSEQKAQYVKDHYQIDCFADDTGLEVIALNNEPGVYSARYAGPQRNSDDNIALVLKNLESKTDRSAQFKTVITLIYKGETKAFEGIVKGEITDKPTGTNGFGYDPVFKPEGYDRTFAELSSEEKNKISHRGLAVEKLVAYLENIV comes from the coding sequence ATGAAACCATCTATTTGTTTTGCGACTAACAACCCACACAAACTAAAAGAAATACAAGAGATTCTTGCAGACAAGTTTCAGATTGTAAGTCTTAAGGAAATAGGCTGTGAAGAAGATATTCCAGAAACACAGCCAACAATTGAGGGAAACTCAGAGCAAAAAGCACAGTATGTAAAAGACCATTATCAAATCGATTGTTTTGCAGATGATACCGGACTAGAAGTAATCGCACTAAACAATGAGCCGGGTGTATATTCTGCCAGATATGCTGGCCCGCAAAGAAACAGTGATGACAATATAGCACTAGTGCTAAAAAACCTTGAAAGTAAAACTGATAGAAGTGCCCAGTTTAAAACAGTAATCACTTTAATATATAAAGGCGAAACTAAAGCTTTTGAAGGAATTGTAAAAGGTGAAATAACTGATAAGCCAACTGGTACCAATGGTTTTGGTTACGATCCAGTTTTTAAACCTGAGGGTTACGATCGTACTTTTGCAGAACTTTCTTCAGAAGAGAAAAATAAAATAAGCCACCGAGGACTTGCCGTAGAAAAGCTGGTGGCTTATTTAGAAAATATCGTTTAA
- a CDS encoding FKBP-type peptidyl-prolyl cis-trans isomerase, producing the protein MLPTHLKHTILCILPALCLFLGSCEEDGDAFTLEEQAARDEAIIQDFLEREEITNYQRTSSGLYYIQEVEGEGAFPTTGDSVVVEYTGRLLNGKKFDSTRLSDESFGFVVDSSSVIRGWQEGIKLMKPGGTTRFIIPSSIAYGATQQGSIPPNSILDFEIELLYFE; encoded by the coding sequence ATGTTACCTACACATTTAAAGCACACTATTCTCTGTATACTACCAGCATTATGTTTATTCTTAGGTTCTTGTGAAGAAGATGGCGATGCATTCACCTTAGAAGAACAAGCAGCAAGAGACGAAGCAATTATTCAGGATTTTCTTGAAAGAGAAGAAATCACCAATTACCAAAGAACATCTTCTGGTTTGTATTACATACAAGAAGTTGAAGGCGAAGGTGCATTTCCAACTACAGGAGATTCTGTTGTTGTTGAGTATACAGGAAGACTTTTAAACGGTAAAAAATTTGATTCTACCAGACTCTCCGACGAAAGTTTTGGATTTGTTGTTGACAGCAGCTCTGTAATTAGAGGCTGGCAAGAAGGTATTAAACTAATGAAACCCGGTGGAACAACCAGATTCATTATTCCGTCTAGCATTGCTTACGGAGCCACACAACAAGGCAGTATACCTCCCAATTCAATATTGGATTTTGAGATTGAATTACTCTATTTTGAATAA
- a CDS encoding FKBP-type peptidyl-prolyl cis-trans isomerase, which produces MKLSYLKLTLTGLLMSLFIISCDNSDDPIAVDDEAVIQQYIQDNGINAVKSEEWDVYYTEITPGNGTTVSSSDVVEISYQNALLDGSVFMTDTSYTFVPEVYAYMSGLIRSTLTMTEGGQSTFIIPSVYAYGSNYGTLNDVYIEANSVITSNITLKAVRNRTEQLAHEIELIRDYMTGLGYEGSEPNIDGLFKEIITEGDGESPQTGAQVLVEYEGSFLDGSVFNETTETTFTLSASGLIQGFYDAVLTMKVGEEAIFAMPSTLGYGDTGPSSGTIDPFTPLVFKIKLIEI; this is translated from the coding sequence ATGAAGTTATCATACCTGAAACTAACCTTAACCGGACTTCTAATGTCACTATTTATTATTTCTTGTGACAACTCAGATGATCCAATTGCAGTAGACGACGAAGCAGTAATACAACAATACATTCAAGACAATGGCATAAATGCCGTAAAATCTGAGGAGTGGGATGTTTATTATACTGAAATTACACCAGGCAACGGAACTACTGTTAGCAGTAGCGATGTAGTAGAAATATCTTACCAAAATGCATTGCTAGATGGCAGTGTTTTTATGACAGATACTAGCTACACTTTTGTTCCAGAAGTATATGCTTATATGTCTGGCTTAATAAGATCTACACTTACCATGACCGAAGGAGGACAAAGCACATTTATTATTCCTTCTGTGTATGCTTATGGCAGCAATTACGGAACTTTAAACGATGTATATATAGAAGCAAATTCTGTAATTACTTCTAATATTACTTTAAAAGCTGTTAGAAACAGAACTGAACAACTTGCTCATGAAATTGAACTAATTAGAGATTACATGACTGGTTTAGGATATGAGGGTTCAGAACCAAACATCGATGGATTATTTAAAGAAATAATTACTGAAGGTGATGGTGAGAGCCCACAAACAGGCGCTCAGGTACTTGTTGAGTACGAAGGTTCTTTCTTAGATGGTTCTGTTTTTAATGAGACAACAGAAACTACATTTACACTAAGTGCATCTGGACTTATACAAGGATTTTACGATGCCGTACTAACAATGAAGGTTGGCGAAGAAGCAATTTTTGCAATGCCTTCTACTCTTGGATATGGAGATACTGGACCCAGTAGTGGAACTATTGATCCTTTTACTCCATTGGTTTTCAAAATAAAACTGATCGAAATATAA
- a CDS encoding DHH family phosphoesterase, translating to MQHIEALKPELEKPRKIAIIPHRRPDADALGSCLALYGYLIQVEHEVKVISPDEYPDFLKWMKGNESVLVYENGEKRKIEKFLDSADFIFCLDFSSLDRIEDLGKLVANSKAVKVLIDHHPGKENFAAYELYDTKASATAELIYDFLNIMGATDSLTVEMAECIYAGIMTDTGSFKYSSTSSKVHRTIADLIDVGVTPEKIHRLIYDTNSENKIKMLGFVLDQRLKVLREFNTAYMYISDDDLKRFQSKNGDTEGLVNYALSIEGIKLAALFIDRTDSVTMSFRSVGDFSVSEFASAHFNGGGHKNASGGKMTIPLAEVVDFFESLLPFYKDQLRQPDA from the coding sequence ATGCAGCATATTGAAGCACTCAAACCGGAGCTGGAAAAACCTAGAAAAATTGCCATAATACCGCACAGGAGGCCTGATGCCGATGCGCTGGGTTCTTGCCTTGCCTTATATGGCTATTTGATACAGGTAGAGCATGAAGTAAAGGTTATTTCTCCAGATGAATACCCCGATTTTCTTAAATGGATGAAAGGGAATGAAAGCGTTTTGGTTTACGAAAATGGAGAAAAAAGGAAAATAGAAAAATTTCTAGACAGTGCAGATTTTATATTCTGCCTCGACTTTTCTTCTCTAGATAGAATTGAAGATTTGGGGAAATTAGTAGCTAATTCTAAAGCTGTAAAAGTACTAATAGATCATCATCCTGGAAAAGAAAATTTTGCTGCTTACGAGCTATACGACACCAAAGCCTCAGCTACAGCAGAACTTATATACGACTTTCTTAATATAATGGGAGCAACAGATTCTCTAACAGTTGAGATGGCCGAGTGCATCTACGCCGGCATAATGACAGATACTGGCTCCTTTAAATATTCAAGTACTTCTAGCAAAGTGCACCGTACCATTGCAGACCTTATAGATGTAGGTGTAACTCCTGAAAAAATCCACAGATTAATTTACGATACCAACTCTGAGAACAAAATTAAAATGCTGGGTTTTGTATTAGACCAGAGATTAAAAGTACTTAGAGAGTTTAATACTGCCTATATGTATATATCTGATGATGACCTAAAGAGATTTCAGTCGAAAAACGGAGATACAGAAGGTTTAGTAAACTATGCCCTATCTATAGAAGGCATAAAACTAGCAGCTCTTTTTATAGATCGTACAGATTCTGTTACTATGTCTTTCAGATCGGTAGGCGATTTTTCTGTGAGCGAATTTGCCAGTGCTCATTTTAATGGTGGTGGCCACAAAAATGCTTCTGGTGGAAAAATGACTATTCCATTGGCAGAAGTAGTTGATTTCTTCGAAAGCCTTTTACCATTCTACAAAGATCAATTAAGACAACCTGACGCCTAA
- a CDS encoding uridine kinase family protein yields the protein MTSYLIGITGGSGSGKTYFLDRLVQAVGSENVTVISQDNYYRSMDEQTIDENGIENFDLPESIDDIKFSNAVADLRTGKEVRVKEYTFNNPDVIPKELVFKPNPIVIVEGIFVLHYPEVASQIDLKLFVDAKDHIKIKRRILRDKVERGYDLNDVLYRYENHVMPSYEKYIDIHKRDADLIICNDKGFDRALDVLVNFLKTKIN from the coding sequence ATGACATCTTACCTCATTGGTATTACAGGAGGCAGTGGGTCTGGAAAAACCTATTTTCTCGATAGACTTGTACAGGCAGTTGGAAGTGAAAATGTAACTGTTATTTCTCAGGATAACTATTATCGAAGTATGGATGAGCAAACCATTGACGAAAATGGTATTGAAAACTTTGATTTGCCCGAGTCTATAGATGATATAAAGTTTTCTAATGCTGTAGCTGATCTACGTACTGGAAAAGAAGTAAGAGTAAAAGAGTATACTTTTAATAATCCGGATGTTATACCAAAAGAACTGGTATTTAAACCAAACCCAATTGTAATTGTTGAAGGAATATTTGTTTTGCATTATCCTGAAGTAGCTTCTCAAATTGATCTTAAATTATTTGTAGATGCAAAAGATCATATAAAAATAAAGCGAAGAATTTTGCGTGATAAGGTGGAAAGAGGTTATGATCTTAATGATGTATTGTACAGATACGAAAATCATGTGATGCCGTCTTACGAAAAGTACATAGATATTCATAAAAGAGACGCAGACCTTATTATTTGTAACGACAAAGGTTTTGACCGTGCACTGGACGTATTGGTCAATTTTTTAAAAACCAAAATCAACTAA
- a CDS encoding potassium channel family protein: MQDRFAVIGMGQFGFRVAKQLTSKGAEVLAIDRDIDRVELIKDEVTYAVALDSTDIKALGSQNLQEMDAVLVAIGENIEGLLLTTVLLLELNVKRIVARAMSSQQRIILEKLGVQEILSPEDEVGVMVAEMLINPTMKAFFQLPDDFEIAEIQAPRKVIGKTLDEIDLKEHYGLQLITIKRLYEEYESERKFMAEHLVQKINRDTIIETSDMLVVLGKSFQVQKFIELNS; the protein is encoded by the coding sequence ATGCAGGATAGATTTGCCGTAATTGGAATGGGGCAGTTCGGGTTTAGAGTAGCAAAACAACTTACCTCGAAAGGTGCTGAAGTTCTGGCCATCGATAGAGACATCGACCGTGTAGAGCTTATAAAAGATGAAGTTACTTATGCCGTAGCACTAGATTCTACAGATATTAAAGCACTGGGCTCCCAAAACCTACAGGAAATGGATGCTGTGTTGGTGGCAATTGGCGAAAATATTGAAGGTCTACTGCTTACAACAGTTTTATTACTAGAGTTGAATGTAAAGAGGATTGTAGCGAGAGCGATGTCTTCTCAACAGCGCATTATCTTAGAAAAACTGGGTGTGCAAGAGATACTTTCGCCAGAAGATGAAGTAGGGGTAATGGTAGCAGAGATGCTTATTAACCCTACCATGAAGGCATTTTTTCAATTGCCAGACGATTTTGAGATTGCAGAAATACAAGCTCCTCGTAAAGTGATAGGTAAAACCCTAGACGAAATCGACCTCAAAGAGCATTATGGTTTGCAGCTTATCACCATTAAACGCCTTTACGAAGAATACGAATCGGAACGAAAGTTTATGGCTGAACACCTCGTGCAAAAAATCAACAGAGATACCATTATAGAAACCAGCGACATGTTAGTGGTATTGGGCAAGTCTTTTCAAGTACAAAAGTTTATTGAATTGAATAGTTGA
- the mraZ gene encoding division/cell wall cluster transcriptional repressor MraZ — MSYFSSEYECRLDTKGRLVLPARVKSALPEEDGNRIVLKRGFEPCLTVYPQSEWEQIFNQITSLNEFTERDRKFQRMFMRGLTEIELDKTGRFLIPRSLQKYAKLDKDVLIVGLGKRLEIWNPDEYDEYLAGEPEEFSDMAQEYLGRTGMGAKEEESEEVKEKEVKEEESTEN; from the coding sequence ATGTCCTATTTTTCAAGCGAATATGAGTGCAGACTAGACACCAAAGGAAGGTTGGTTTTACCAGCTCGGGTGAAATCTGCATTGCCTGAAGAAGACGGAAACCGAATTGTGTTGAAGAGAGGTTTTGAGCCATGTCTTACTGTTTATCCTCAAAGTGAGTGGGAGCAAATATTTAATCAGATTACAAGTCTGAATGAATTTACCGAGAGAGATAGAAAGTTTCAACGCATGTTTATGCGCGGTTTAACAGAAATTGAACTTGATAAAACAGGTAGGTTTCTAATTCCGAGATCACTGCAGAAATACGCAAAGCTTGATAAAGATGTGTTGATCGTGGGTTTGGGTAAAAGATTGGAGATTTGGAATCCTGATGAGTACGATGAGTATTTGGCTGGTGAACCAGAAGAATTCTCAGATATGGCTCAGGAGTATTTGGGTAGAACAGGAATGGGAGCGAAAGAAGAAGAAAGCGAAGAGGTAAAAGAAAAGGAAGTGAAAGAGGAAGAAAGTACAGAAAATTAA
- the rsmH gene encoding 16S rRNA (cytosine(1402)-N(4))-methyltransferase RsmH encodes MYHVPVLLNESIEGLDIQPDKTYVDVTFGGGGHSSLILQKLQGGKLLGFDQDPDARQNAEQLGDARLKLIEANFRYLKKYLKLYQAPKVDGILADLGISSHQIDQAERGFSIRWDAKLDMRMDQSGSTTARDIVNGYDEKQLAAIFRSFGEVKNAWPLAKGIVRARATSSIETTGELVKVLDKFAPKGKEFKYQAQVFQALRIEVNEEIEVLKEFLEGCAEVLNKGGRLVVISYHSLEDRLVKNFMKHGKFEGEPEKDLYGNLIRPFKPIQNKPITAPPEEISRNNRARSAKLRIAEKI; translated from the coding sequence ATGTATCATGTACCGGTATTATTGAATGAATCAATTGAAGGCTTGGATATCCAGCCAGATAAAACATATGTAGATGTGACTTTTGGAGGTGGCGGTCATTCTTCATTGATTCTGCAAAAATTACAAGGAGGGAAATTGCTTGGTTTTGATCAAGATCCCGACGCAAGGCAAAATGCCGAACAGCTTGGAGACGCCAGGTTGAAGCTTATTGAAGCAAATTTCAGGTATCTGAAAAAATACCTTAAACTTTATCAAGCGCCTAAAGTTGATGGAATACTCGCAGATTTGGGAATTTCTTCTCATCAGATAGACCAAGCAGAGCGTGGTTTTTCGATTAGATGGGATGCCAAACTGGATATGAGAATGGATCAGTCGGGGAGTACAACAGCCAGAGATATTGTAAATGGGTACGACGAGAAGCAGTTGGCTGCAATCTTTAGAAGTTTTGGAGAAGTTAAAAATGCTTGGCCATTAGCAAAGGGGATTGTGAGAGCACGTGCTACTTCAAGTATCGAAACTACTGGTGAGTTAGTAAAAGTACTCGATAAGTTTGCGCCAAAAGGAAAAGAGTTTAAGTATCAAGCTCAAGTATTCCAAGCGCTGCGAATCGAAGTAAACGAAGAGATAGAGGTGTTAAAAGAGTTCTTAGAAGGTTGTGCAGAGGTACTTAACAAAGGAGGGAGATTGGTGGTAATTTCTTACCATTCACTCGAAGACAGACTGGTAAAGAACTTTATGAAACATGGTAAGTTTGAAGGAGAACCTGAAAAAGATTTATACGGAAACTTAATAAGGCCATTCAAGCCTATACAAAATAAACCGATTACTGCACCGCCTGAAGAGATAAGTAGAAACAACAGGGCAAGGAGTGCCAAACTCAGGATTGCAGAAAAAATATAA
- a CDS encoding FtsL-like putative cell division protein produces MNAFNTYAKVKQEKKKKPSMLGQVSGKFDFTFDDKTAIKFIPFFFFLTFLGLIYISNTYYADKLAKKIGDMEKEVNRLRVDYGSRKYEFVSVSKFEEIAKKVKGLGLTENNEPVIRLETKEEK; encoded by the coding sequence ATGAATGCTTTTAACACATATGCCAAAGTAAAACAGGAGAAGAAAAAGAAGCCGTCTATGCTTGGACAGGTTTCTGGCAAATTCGACTTTACTTTCGATGACAAGACGGCTATTAAGTTTATTCCATTTTTCTTTTTTCTTACATTTTTAGGGTTAATCTACATCAGCAATACATACTACGCAGATAAGCTTGCTAAGAAAATTGGAGACATGGAGAAAGAGGTGAACAGGCTAAGAGTAGACTATGGTTCAAGAAAATACGAATTTGTTAGTGTGAGCAAGTTCGAAGAAATAGCCAAGAAAGTAAAAGGCTTAGGATTAACCGAAAACAATGAGCCAGTAATTAGGCTTGAAACTAAGGAAGAAAAATAG
- a CDS encoding penicillin-binding protein, with product MGVRKSILVRIRLGFLVIVILAVGILVRIFDLQVVEGDKWSKAAEEYGLKFMKVEATRGNILSDDGSLMAVSLPFYQIAIDPSIPTDELFNESLDTVSYLLSDYFEDKTAEEYAAELREARASGRRYKLLSKQLVKYHHKKMMEEWPLFKEGKWRGGVLFEKVDKRFLPFGSLGRRMIGFTRMDSSNIVRGVGLERSFNNKLAGVSGDALYQRIAGGEWKPVDNDLEVKTESGVDVQTTIDIHYQEIATNVLDKHVRKHRANYGVAIVMEVETGEIKAMVNLSRSDNGDYIEDYNYAIGAQGTTEPGSTFKLVSFMALLEETNISINDTVNTHDGKFEFYEDCVMKDPVYYGYGKIPVKSVFEKSSNIGTSRLVFLHFMEKPERYINYLKKFGLGEPLGFQMMGEGKPYFNEPGDPNWSGCSLPWVSIGYEVKVSPLQLLSFYNAVANNGKMIAPIIVKKVTKGSKVLENYNAKVINEKICSDRTLGILQGLLEGVIERGTAKDIRTDQYKIAGKTGTTHKVKNGTYVDNYYASFAGYFPADNPKYSIMVAIDDPKNGAHYGGSVAAPVFREIADELYVRGVEKTLPDTLVNDGVFPMIQAGYYKDLQKLADNFNVKNVPLNTTEWVRAQTTGDTVLWSNNTVKEEQVPDVRGMTLKDALFILENQGLKVRPRGNGRVQRQSLSPGTKIRKGGVIYISLG from the coding sequence ATGGGAGTCAGGAAATCCATATTGGTTAGAATTAGACTGGGTTTTTTGGTAATTGTTATTCTGGCGGTAGGTATCCTCGTCAGGATTTTTGATTTACAAGTGGTTGAAGGAGATAAGTGGAGCAAAGCTGCTGAAGAATACGGTCTAAAGTTTATGAAAGTTGAAGCTACCCGAGGAAACATCCTCAGTGATGATGGTAGTTTGATGGCTGTTTCTCTTCCATTTTATCAGATAGCAATCGACCCCTCTATTCCTACAGACGAGTTGTTCAACGAGTCATTAGATACTGTATCTTATTTATTATCTGATTACTTTGAGGATAAAACTGCTGAAGAGTATGCCGCAGAGCTGAGAGAAGCGCGTGCATCTGGTAGAAGATACAAATTGCTTAGTAAGCAGCTAGTAAAATACCATCATAAAAAAATGATGGAAGAGTGGCCTTTATTTAAAGAAGGCAAATGGAGAGGTGGTGTATTATTCGAGAAAGTAGACAAGAGATTTTTACCATTCGGCTCCTTAGGGAGAAGAATGATCGGTTTTACCCGTATGGATTCGTCTAATATAGTAAGAGGAGTTGGTCTCGAAAGAAGCTTTAATAACAAGTTAGCGGGTGTAAGTGGAGATGCTTTATATCAACGTATTGCTGGTGGAGAGTGGAAACCTGTAGATAACGACCTTGAAGTAAAAACAGAAAGTGGCGTAGATGTACAAACTACTATAGATATACATTATCAAGAAATTGCTACCAATGTGCTAGATAAGCATGTAAGAAAGCACAGAGCTAATTATGGTGTTGCTATTGTAATGGAGGTGGAGACTGGTGAGATTAAAGCAATGGTAAACTTAAGTAGAAGTGATAATGGCGATTATATAGAAGATTACAATTATGCAATAGGAGCGCAAGGAACAACAGAGCCAGGTTCAACTTTCAAATTGGTTTCATTTATGGCATTGTTGGAAGAAACCAACATCTCTATAAATGATACAGTAAACACACACGATGGTAAATTCGAATTTTATGAAGACTGTGTGATGAAAGACCCTGTATATTATGGTTATGGAAAAATACCTGTAAAATCAGTTTTTGAGAAGTCTTCCAACATTGGTACTTCTCGATTGGTGTTTTTGCACTTTATGGAAAAGCCAGAGCGCTATATAAACTATTTAAAGAAATTTGGTTTGGGTGAGCCACTTGGTTTCCAAATGATGGGCGAAGGTAAGCCATACTTTAACGAACCGGGCGATCCTAACTGGAGTGGTTGTTCATTGCCTTGGGTATCAATTGGTTATGAGGTAAAAGTATCGCCTCTTCAATTACTTTCTTTTTATAATGCGGTTGCAAACAACGGGAAAATGATTGCTCCAATTATTGTAAAAAAAGTAACCAAAGGCAGCAAAGTTTTAGAAAACTATAATGCGAAAGTGATCAACGAAAAGATTTGTTCAGATCGCACTTTAGGAATTTTACAAGGTTTGCTTGAAGGTGTAATCGAAAGAGGTACAGCTAAAGATATTAGAACAGATCAGTATAAAATTGCAGGTAAAACAGGTACTACACACAAGGTTAAAAATGGAACGTATGTAGATAACTACTATGCTTCATTTGCTGGGTATTTTCCTGCTGACAACCCGAAGTATTCTATAATGGTAGCCATAGACGACCCTAAAAATGGTGCTCACTATGGTGGTTCAGTTGCTGCTCCTGTTTTTAGAGAAATTGCAGATGAATTATATGTGAGAGGAGTTGAAAAAACACTTCCTGATACACTAGTAAACGATGGTGTTTTCCCAATGATTCAAGCAGGTTACTATAAAGATTTGCAGAAACTGGCCGATAATTTTAATGTGAAAAATGTGCCATTGAATACTACTGAGTGGGTGAGAGCACAAACAACTGGAGATACAGTACTATGGAGTAATAATACTGTAAAAGAAGAACAGGTACCAGATGTAAGAGGAATGACATTAAAAGATGCACTTTTCATTTTAGAAAATCAAGGATTAAAAGTAAGGCCGAGGGGTAATGGAAGAGTGCAAAGACAGTCTTTAAGTCCAGGAACAAAAATTAGAAAAGGAGGAGTAATTTATATAAGCTTAGGTTAA
- a CDS encoding UDP-N-acetylmuramoyl-L-alanyl-D-glutamate--2,6-diaminopimelate ligase, whose amino-acid sequence MKKLTDILGTYPTVSFRGNTDRVINKICFDSREVTENDMFIAVEGTVVDGHDYIDKAVAQGATTVVCEKLPEKTVDEVCYLLVENSAKAMGIFAANYYDHPSAKLKLVGVTGTNGKTTVATVLYRLFRELGYNSGLISTVENKVNDTILPAKFTTPDAIQLNKLLSEMVKQKCTHCFMEVSSHALSQERVEGIHYIGALFTNITHDHLDYHKTFDNYIKAKKILFDNLSDKAFAIVNKDDRRGMVMVQNCSARIKTFSLKAMADFKGKMLDNSFEGLLLEIDNRKTWFRLIGAFNASNLLAVYSTAVMLGEDSENVLTQLSAIAPAKGRFDQVISEDNRAIVDYSHTPDALENVLKTINELRKLGERIITVVGCGGDRDKTKRPKMAAIAAKLSDKVILTSDNPRTEIPEQIIKDMEAGLDILGKTKTLSITDRKEAIRTACMLAGKGDIILVAGKGHENYQEINGVRHHFDDKEILEEIFSGKN is encoded by the coding sequence ATAAAAAAGCTGACCGACATATTAGGTACTTACCCAACAGTTTCATTCAGAGGAAATACAGACAGAGTGATTAACAAAATCTGTTTCGATTCTCGTGAAGTAACTGAAAATGATATGTTTATTGCTGTAGAAGGTACAGTAGTTGACGGCCATGATTATATTGATAAGGCAGTTGCTCAAGGTGCTACAACAGTAGTTTGTGAGAAGCTTCCAGAAAAAACAGTTGACGAAGTTTGCTATTTGCTGGTTGAAAACTCGGCCAAGGCAATGGGAATTTTTGCTGCGAATTATTACGATCATCCATCGGCTAAATTAAAGCTTGTAGGAGTAACAGGAACTAACGGTAAAACTACGGTTGCTACTGTGCTTTATCGCTTATTTAGAGAGTTGGGTTATAACTCTGGGCTAATTTCTACTGTAGAAAATAAAGTAAACGATACTATTTTACCAGCCAAGTTTACAACTCCAGATGCCATACAATTAAACAAGCTTTTAAGTGAAATGGTGAAGCAAAAATGCACACACTGTTTCATGGAAGTAAGTTCGCATGCCCTTTCACAAGAGAGAGTAGAAGGTATTCATTATATCGGTGCATTATTTACCAATATTACACACGATCATCTAGACTACCACAAAACCTTTGATAACTACATCAAAGCGAAGAAGATACTTTTTGATAATCTGAGTGATAAGGCATTTGCTATAGTAAATAAAGACGATAGGAGAGGAATGGTAATGGTGCAAAATTGCAGTGCCAGAATCAAAACTTTCTCATTAAAAGCTATGGCAGATTTTAAAGGTAAAATGCTCGATAATTCTTTTGAAGGCTTACTGCTTGAGATTGACAATAGAAAAACTTGGTTCAGACTTATTGGAGCATTTAATGCGAGCAATTTATTAGCTGTATATTCTACAGCAGTGATGTTGGGCGAAGATAGCGAAAATGTACTTACACAGCTTTCTGCTATTGCACCAGCAAAAGGCAGGTTCGATCAGGTAATTTCTGAAGACAACAGAGCTATTGTAGATTATTCTCATACGCCAGATGCTTTAGAGAATGTGCTTAAGACAATAAATGAGCTAAGAAAACTAGGTGAGAGAATAATTACAGTTGTGGGTTGTGGTGGTGATAGAGATAAAACAAAAAGACCTAAAATGGCTGCAATTGCTGCCAAACTTAGTGATAAAGTAATACTTACATCTGATAATCCGAGAACAGAAATTCCAGAACAAATTATAAAAGATATGGAAGCTGGCTTAGATATTTTGGGTAAAACAAAGACGCTTTCCATTACAGACAGGAAGGAGGCAATAAGAACAGCTTGTATGCTGGCGGGCAAAGGAGATATTATTCTAGTTGCTGGCAAAGGGCATGAAAACTATCAGGAGATCAATGGTGTGCGTCATCATTTTGATGATAAAGAAATACTTGAAGAGATTTTTTCTGGTAAAAACTAA